In Mycobacterium tuberculosis H37Rv, a single window of DNA contains:
- the icd1 gene encoding isocitrate dehydrogenase (NADP Icd1 (oxalosuccinate decarboxylase) (IDH) (NADP+-specific ICDH) (IDP)), with product MSNAPKIKVSGPVVELDGDEMTRVIWKLIKDMLILPYLDIRLDYYDLGIEHRDATDDQVTIDAAYAIKKHGVGVKCATITPDEARVEEFNLKKMWLSPNGTIRNILGGTIFREPIVISNVPRLVPGWTKPIVIGRHAFGDQYRATNFKVDQPGTVTLTFTPADGSAPIVHEMVSIPEDGGVVLGMYNFKESIRDFARASFSYGLNAKWPVYLSTKNTILKAYDGMFKDEFERVYEEEFKAQFEAAGLTYEHRLIDDMVAACLKWEGGYVWACKNYDGDVQSDTVAQGYGSLGLMTSVLMTADGKTVEAEAAHGTVTRHYRQYQAGKPTSTNPIASIFAWTRGLQHRGKLDGTPEVIDFAHKLESVVIATVESGKMTKDLAILIGPEQDWLNSEEFLDAIADNLEKELAN from the coding sequence ATGTCCAACGCACCCAAGATAAAAGTCAGCGGTCCGGTCGTAGAGCTCGACGGTGACGAGATGACCCGTGTCATCTGGAAGCTCATCAAGGACATGCTTATCCTTCCCTATCTCGACATCCGCTTGGACTATTACGACTTGGGCATCGAGCACCGCGACGCCACCGACGACCAGGTGACGATCGACGCGGCGTATGCGATCAAGAAACACGGTGTGGGCGTAAAGTGCGCGACGATCACCCCCGACGAGGCCCGTGTCGAGGAATTCAACCTGAAGAAGATGTGGCTGTCGCCCAATGGGACAATCCGGAACATCTTGGGCGGCACAATCTTTCGCGAACCTATCGTGATTTCTAATGTGCCGCGACTGGTTCCGGGGTGGACCAAGCCGATCGTCATCGGCCGGCACGCTTTTGGTGACCAATATCGGGCGACGAACTTCAAGGTCGACCAACCGGGCACCGTCACACTGACTTTCACGCCCGCCGACGGCAGCGCGCCGATCGTGCACGAAATGGTGTCCATCCCCGAGGACGGCGGCGTCGTGCTGGGGATGTACAACTTCAAGGAATCCATCCGGGATTTCGCGCGCGCGTCGTTCTCCTACGGCCTCAACGCGAAATGGCCGGTATATCTGTCCACCAAGAACACCATCCTCAAGGCCTACGACGGGATGTTCAAAGACGAGTTCGAGCGCGTCTACGAAGAGGAATTCAAGGCGCAGTTCGAAGCGGCGGGGCTGACCTACGAGCATCGGTTGATCGACGACATGGTCGCCGCCTGCCTGAAATGGGAAGGCGGTTACGTCTGGGCGTGCAAGAACTACGACGGCGACGTGCAGTCGGACACCGTCGCACAGGGCTACGGCTCGCTGGGCCTGATGACGTCGGTGCTGATGACGGCCGACGGCAAGACAGTCGAGGCCGAAGCCGCCCACGGCACCGTCACCCGGCATTACCGGCAGTATCAGGCCGGTAAACCGACCTCAACAAACCCGATCGCGTCGATCTTTGCCTGGACCCGCGGATTACAGCATCGCGGCAAGCTGGATGGCACTCCCGAAGTCATCGACTTCGCCCACAAGCTGGAGTCCGTCGTCATCGCCACGGTGGAGAGCGGGAAGATGACCAAGGACCTCGCGATCCTCATCGGTCCGGAGCAGGACTGGCTGAATAGCGAGGAATTCCTCGATGCGATCGCCGACAACCTGGAAAAGGAGCTGGCCAATTAG
- a CDS encoding methyltransferase produces the protein MTCSRRDMSLSFGSAVGAYERGRPSYPPEAIDWLLPAAARRVLDLGAGTGKLTTRLVERGLDVVAVDPIPEMLDVLRAALPQTVALLGTAEEIPLDDNSVDAVLVAQAWHWVDPARAIPEVARVLRPGGRLGLVWNTRDERLGWVRELGEIIGRDGDPVRDRVTLPEPFTTVQRHQVEWTNYLTPQALIDLVASRSYCITSPAQVRTKTLDRVRQLLATHPALANSNGLALPYVTVCVRATLA, from the coding sequence GTGACGTGCTCCCGACGCGACATGTCCCTGTCGTTTGGCTCCGCGGTCGGCGCCTACGAGCGCGGGCGCCCCTCGTATCCACCGGAAGCCATCGACTGGCTGCTGCCGGCCGCCGCCCGCCGCGTGCTCGACCTGGGAGCGGGCACCGGCAAGCTGACCACCCGGCTAGTCGAGCGCGGCCTGGACGTGGTTGCCGTCGACCCGATCCCGGAGATGCTGGACGTGCTGCGTGCTGCGCTGCCGCAAACCGTCGCGCTGCTGGGCACCGCCGAAGAGATTCCGTTGGACGACAACAGCGTTGACGCGGTGTTGGTGGCTCAGGCGTGGCACTGGGTGGATCCCGCCCGGGCGATTCCGGAGGTCGCCCGGGTGTTGCGTCCGGGCGGGCGGCTCGGCCTGGTGTGGAACACCCGCGACGAACGGCTGGGCTGGGTGCGCGAGCTGGGTGAGATCATCGGTCGCGACGGCGATCCGGTGCGCGACAGGGTGACGCTGCCCGAGCCGTTCACTACGGTGCAGCGCCATCAGGTCGAGTGGACGAATTACCTGACACCACAAGCCCTTATCGACCTGGTGGCTTCGCGCAGCTATTGCATCACCTCACCGGCGCAGGTCCGCACCAAAACGCTCGACCGGGTGCGGCAGTTGCTGGCCACCCATCCGGCGCTGGCGAATAGCAACGGCCTGGCGCTGCCCTACGTCACGGTCTGTGTGCGGGCGACTCTGGCCTGA
- the metA gene encoding homoserine O-acetyltransferase ((homoserine O-trans-acetylase) (homoserine transacetylase) (HTA)) has translation MTISDVPTQTLPAEGEIGLIDVGSLQLESGAVIDDVCIAVQRWGKLSPARDNVVVVLHALTGDSHITGPAGPGHPTPGWWDGVAGPGAPIDTTRWCAVATNVLGGCRGSTGPSSLARDGKPWGSRFPLISIRDQVQADVAALAALGITEVAAVVGGSMGGARALEWVVGYPDRVRAGLLLAVGARATADQIGTQTTQIAAIKADPDWQSGDYHETGRAPDAGLRLARRFAHLTYRGEIELDTRFANHNQGNEDPTAGGRYAVQSYLEHQGDKLLSRFDAGSYVILTEALNSHDVGRGRGGVSAALRACPVPVVVGGITSDRLYPLRLQQELADLLPGCAGLRVVESVYGHDGFLVETEAVGELIRQTLGLADREGACRR, from the coding sequence ATGACGATCTCCGATGTACCCACCCAGACGCTGCCCGCCGAAGGCGAAATCGGCCTGATAGACGTCGGCTCGCTGCAACTGGAAAGCGGGGCGGTGATCGACGATGTCTGTATCGCCGTGCAACGCTGGGGCAAATTGTCGCCCGCACGGGACAACGTGGTGGTGGTCTTGCACGCGCTCACCGGCGACTCGCACATCACTGGACCCGCCGGACCCGGCCACCCCACCCCCGGCTGGTGGGACGGGGTGGCCGGGCCGGGTGCGCCGATTGACACCACCCGCTGGTGCGCGGTAGCTACCAATGTGCTCGGCGGCTGCCGCGGCTCCACCGGGCCCAGCTCGCTTGCCCGCGACGGAAAGCCTTGGGGCTCAAGATTTCCGCTGATCTCGATACGTGACCAGGTGCAGGCGGACGTCGCGGCGCTGGCCGCGCTGGGCATCACCGAGGTCGCCGCCGTCGTCGGCGGCTCCATGGGCGGCGCCCGGGCCCTGGAATGGGTGGTCGGCTACCCGGATCGGGTCCGAGCCGGATTGCTGCTGGCGGTCGGTGCGCGTGCCACCGCAGACCAGATCGGCACGCAGACAACGCAAATCGCGGCCATCAAAGCCGACCCGGACTGGCAGAGCGGCGACTACCACGAGACGGGGAGGGCACCAGACGCCGGGCTGCGACTCGCCCGCCGCTTCGCGCACCTCACCTACCGCGGCGAGATCGAGCTCGACACCCGGTTCGCCAACCACAACCAGGGCAACGAGGATCCGACGGCCGGCGGGCGCTACGCGGTGCAAAGTTATCTGGAACACCAAGGAGACAAACTGTTATCCCGGTTCGACGCCGGCAGCTACGTGATTCTCACCGAGGCGCTCAACAGCCACGACGTCGGCCGCGGCCGCGGCGGGGTCTCCGCGGCTCTGCGCGCCTGCCCGGTGCCGGTGGTGGTGGGCGGCATCACCTCCGACCGGCTCTACCCGCTGCGCCTGCAGCAGGAGCTGGCCGACCTGCTGCCGGGCTGCGCCGGGCTGCGAGTCGTCGAGTCGGTCTACGGACACGACGGCTTCCTGGTGGAAACCGAGGCCGTGGGCGAATTGATCCGCCAGACACTGGGATTGGCTGATCGTGAAGGCGCGTGTCGGCGGTGA
- the metC gene encoding O-acetylhomoserine sulfhydrylase (homocysteine synthase (O-acetylhomoserine (thiol)-lyase) (OAH sulfhydrylase) (O-acetyl-L-homoserine sulfhydrylase)) — MSADSNSTDADPTAHWSFETKQIHAGQHPDPTTNARALPIYATTSYTFDDTAHAAALFGLEIPGNIYTRIGNPTTDVVEQRIAALEGGVAALFLSSGQAAETFAILNLAGAGDHIVSSPRLYGGTYNLFHYSLAKLGIEVSFVDDPDDLDTWQAAVRPNTKAFFAETISNPQIDLLDTPAVSEVAHRNGVPLIVDNTIATPYLIQPLAQGADIVVHSATKYLGGHGAAIAGVIVDGGNFDWTQGRFPGFTTPDPSYHGVVFAELGPPAFALKARVQLLRDYGSAASPFNAFLVAQGLETLSLRIERHVANAQRVAEFLAARDDVLSVNYAGLPSSPWHERAKRLAPKGTGAVLSFELAGGIEAGKAFVNALKLHSHVANIGDVRSLVIHPASTTHAQLSPAEQLATGVSPGLVRLAVGIEGIDDILADLELGFAAARRFSADPQSVAAF, encoded by the coding sequence ATGAGCGCCGACAGCAATAGCACCGACGCCGATCCGACCGCGCATTGGTCGTTCGAAACCAAACAGATACACGCTGGTCAGCACCCTGATCCGACCACCAACGCCCGGGCTCTGCCGATCTATGCGACCACGTCGTACACCTTCGACGACACCGCGCACGCCGCCGCCCTGTTCGGACTGGAAATTCCGGGCAATATCTACACCCGGATCGGCAACCCCACCACCGACGTCGTCGAGCAGCGCATCGCCGCGCTCGAGGGCGGTGTGGCCGCGCTGTTCCTGTCGTCGGGGCAGGCCGCGGAGACGTTCGCCATCTTGAACCTGGCCGGCGCGGGCGATCACATCGTGTCCAGCCCGCGCCTGTACGGCGGCACCTACAACCTGTTCCACTATTCGCTGGCCAAGCTCGGCATCGAGGTCAGCTTCGTCGACGATCCGGACGATCTGGACACCTGGCAGGCGGCGGTACGGCCCAACACCAAGGCGTTCTTCGCCGAGACCATCTCCAACCCGCAGATCGACCTGCTGGACACCCCGGCGGTTTCCGAGGTCGCCCATCGCAACGGGGTGCCGTTGATCGTCGACAACACCATCGCCACGCCATACCTGATCCAACCGTTGGCCCAGGGCGCCGACATCGTCGTGCATTCGGCCACCAAGTACCTGGGCGGGCACGGTGCCGCCATCGCGGGTGTGATCGTCGACGGCGGCAACTTCGATTGGACCCAGGGCCGCTTCCCCGGCTTCACCACCCCCGACCCCAGCTACCACGGCGTGGTGTTCGCCGAGCTGGGTCCACCGGCGTTTGCGCTCAAAGCTCGAGTGCAGCTGCTCCGTGACTACGGCTCGGCGGCTTCGCCGTTCAACGCGTTCTTGGTGGCGCAGGGTCTGGAAACGCTGAGCCTGCGGATCGAGCGGCACGTCGCCAACGCGCAGCGCGTCGCCGAGTTCCTGGCCGCCCGCGACGACGTGCTTTCGGTCAACTATGCGGGGCTGCCCTCCTCGCCCTGGCATGAGCGGGCCAAGAGGCTGGCGCCCAAGGGAACCGGGGCCGTGCTGTCCTTCGAGTTGGCCGGCGGCATCGAGGCCGGCAAGGCATTCGTGAACGCGTTGAAGCTGCACAGCCACGTCGCCAACATCGGTGACGTGCGCTCGCTGGTGATCCACCCGGCATCGACCACTCATGCCCAGCTGAGCCCGGCCGAGCAGCTGGCGACCGGGGTCAGCCCGGGCCTGGTGCGTTTGGCTGTGGGCATCGAAGGTATCGACGATATCCTGGCCGACCTGGAGCTTGGCTTTGCCGCGGCCCGCAGATTCAGCGCCGACCCGCAGTCCGTGGCGGCGTTCTGA